GGCCGGGTACGGACTGGGGCTCGGGGGCGGACTCTGCCGGGGGAGCTGGCTCGGTGCCCTCGGCGGCAAGGCGGGCCCTGCGGGATTCGGGGGAGGCGGCGGAGGCGCGGGGGCCTGTGCCCAGGGCGCGTCGAGTGTTCACCAGGACAGTGTCCTGCGCGGGCACCAGGGGCAGTTGCCCGGGGGCCGCCTTACGCGCGGCCGCGCGCGACCTCTGCGCATGCGAGGTACCAAACCCCGGTGCTGGCATTCAAGTGGGTGGGAGGGCGCCCGCGATGCAGCCGCCGTGGTCGCCACCCCGACCCGCTGATCGGGGGTGAGTATTGCGATCCTCGGCCTGGTAAACAATCACGCCGCCGGTGCAGTGCGAAGCTCACTGACATGACGTCAATTTCGCCGTGGCAGTGGGCCTTGGTAGCCCTCCTTGTCGTCCTGGGTGTCGCTTTTGTTTGTGTCGCATGGAAACTGGCGAACGGGGCACCGCACCATAGCGCCAAGAGTGGCGTGCTGGCAGGTTTGGGAGGCGGCCTTGTCACCGGATTTGCAGTAGGACTGTCTCAGCTATTCTTGCAGAGTTCCATGGCCGAGACTCAGGCAGAGCAGTCATGGCGTGCCAGCGTGCAGCTAACCCAGACCCTTCATGGATTCGTCCCCGGCGACCATTCCACCAAAGGAATCAGTTTCGCCGGTAAGGATCTCGCTGGCGCCGACTTTAGACAGGCAGACCTTGCTGGCGGAATTTTCCGCGATGCGAACCTACGTGGCGCAAATCTAGATGGTGCCGACCTTAGGGGGGCGGACTTCATTGGGGCTGACCTGCGGGCGGCTTCATTGCGAGGCGCATTTGTCGAGGGCACACGTTTTCAAAGCGCGAACCTTGAGCATGCCCTCTTGGGTGTCGAGTTCAAAGGAGCGCAGGCAAACTATGAAACATGCTGGCCAAGGGGAACCCCTGCCGAGGTTCTGAATAATGTGACCGCAACCGCCTACTACGATGGCAACGGGAAATTCTGGAAGTCCAGTGCGGGGAGGGTAGCCCCATGCGCCAAACTTCCGTAGGGCCTTCAATCTGTCTGCGAGAGCCTCTGTTCCGTTCGTGGTCTGACTGCCGACCATTCCTTGCCCGAAGCCCGGCAGCCAGACCGGCGAGAGACACAGGATGTCCCTGCACCCAGAAACGATGTCTCAGGCGGCTCGGGCTGCCTGCCCGGCGGCTGACCGCCAACTATTGAATGGGCCCATCGGCCGTGCGCAGTTTGGGGTTGCGCCGCTAACCCCACCGGCGTGCGCAGACTGCCACCGCCGGAGAGGTGTGCAGCGCCATGTGCCGCGGACCGTCCGCGGCGGCTCTTTCGAGAGGGATCCTCATGCCCACCGCTACCGACCCGCAGCCCCAGATCCCGCAGCAGCCCCCGCGGCCGCAGCAGCCGGCCACGGATCCGCTCGTGACGCTGTGCCTGGTCATCGTCGGCGCACTGGTCCTCGGAATGGCCGGCTACGTGTGTGTGGCCCCGTCGCTGACCGGGCCGATCGCGACGGTGGCCGGGGCTCTGGCTGCGGCTTTCGGCGTCGTGATCGCTGTCCGTCGGCGCTAACGTGCGTCGGCCCCACAGCGTTTGCACGGGCGGGCTGTCGCCGACGACGGCCTGGTGCTTGAAGTCGATTCGTACGCGGCGAGCCACGCCGCCCTCGAGGACGCGCCGCCCCCCGTGTCGTCGGACCGCTGCCCAGCGGGCGGCGCGTGTAGCTCACGGGGCTGCTTGCCGAACCGACATGGCGGGGCGTACGAGTGTGCAGGTCAGGGCCTGTCTTTGGCGTCGAGGATGTCGAAGGCGTTCGGGACGTCGTCCGTGCTGCTCCAGCCGGGCGCGGCGAGAGCGGAGGGTGCGTCCTGCGTCCATGCGCCGACGCTGGATACGGCTGCAGGGTCCTTGCCGGCGGCGAGTGCGTCGAGCTGCGCGGTGATGGTGTCGAGGTCGAGGAGGCCGGCGGTGTAGGCCTCGAGGAACAGGCCGACGGCGTGGGAGATCGAGACTTCGTCCTGGCCGGCGCGTTTCTTGCCCGCGTCCCACACG
The window above is part of the Streptomyces sp. NBC_01232 genome. Proteins encoded here:
- a CDS encoding pentapeptide repeat-containing protein, yielding MTSISPWQWALVALLVVLGVAFVCVAWKLANGAPHHSAKSGVLAGLGGGLVTGFAVGLSQLFLQSSMAETQAEQSWRASVQLTQTLHGFVPGDHSTKGISFAGKDLAGADFRQADLAGGIFRDANLRGANLDGADLRGADFIGADLRAASLRGAFVEGTRFQSANLEHALLGVEFKGAQANYETCWPRGTPAEVLNNVTATAYYDGNGKFWKSSAGRVAPCAKLP